The genomic window tctttcctcttctgtccgcaatcttggtgtcatacttgaccagtctctttcctatcaacagcatgttgcaaatatatgcaaactgtgttactttgaaattcgcagaattgcatccatttgtcatctgactgaagatgcaaccaaaactctcctctgtgtctttgtgccgtCCCGCTTGGATTATTTTAATTCTGTACTtattggttcacccagctacctcattgttAGGCTTTAGAAAGTTCAGAaatatgctgctcgtcttgtctttcgttctgtaaatttgatcacatctctcctctccttcatgctttacactggctcccagtacaagaaaatTATTTACAAAATAGTctattgaggcttctggtccacagtatcttcctgatctcattcatccttacataccctcttcttcttctgacaccagtatgcttaggatcccccctgctcgaaccaaaacgtatggccaacgcagtttttcattccaagaccCTTTccttggaatcaacttcctcagcctctccgtcactcatcttcactgcaatttttcaaatccagtctgaagacccatcttttcccctcctgattaattctcaacagctcttccctttccagtatgaactaaaatgactgagtgagtgagttttgatagttttagaATTTGTAGGTAGtattttttattgtgtactatttacagttgtgtgctatgacttgtgtgtgtgaatgcgtgtcacagtgtggatggtgggggggaataatttttaataatgtttggtatcttgtgttctgTGTTTCCTTTGATATACaaatatgtgttctatttgtaaacgcctagggtttattttcaagattaggcataaatgctcataataataagtattattattattgtaaaaaaaaaaaatataatactaTTTCAAGTATTTGTTAAATCGGTTGGTCTGGCCTCATTCagtcattgtttattaatttcaagtcgaAAAACTATGGAGGCAaccttgtgtttgttctgtattgtctgtgtgttctgtgtggcttgttcaggattaaagagtttatgccagtcttgaataaatgcTAATTTCTTaaatttgtgtttgcacgtttcttctgtcactgctactgtgtgcacatgtcaaatgatcggtatgaaCACaaacccggcgcttccttttttctttctttttttcttttttttacctgtgtgctagcagaATGGGTAACgttacttgaagttgtgtaccttgtgaacggagagagttaccactctttactatttgttaattgatctcctggcctcattgtttattaatttcagtCAGTGGCAGAAGGGATGGAGGTTATGATAATGTGATAGAatgagtggggtggggaagggtcaAAGTCCAGCTATGTTGAAGGGTCCACATGTATTAAACTAACAGTAACAGCACTACCTTTCTCTCCTGGAACTATGCCCCAACCCTGGTCTCTAGTTTTCACTATCATTCTGTCACCTCTCACTATCCTCTCAAACTCCTGTATAATAAGATATGTTTACAATATGaatgcctaacacacacacacggacacatacgatatgcacatacacacatacatacacaaatcatAAAGATAAAAGATGTGTtaaaagtacttttttttcttttttaagccaTGATATTTCTGATTTTAGACCGACTAGAAACATTGTTTAAACTtccttttggttttttgtgtgtgtgcacatttgatgTGTGTAAGTTGCTGAAACTGAGTGAAAGCTGGGCAAGTACAAAAACCATTCACCATGATTCAGGCAAGTGAATTTTCCGCTGACTTGCCTGACTGggcagttggaaaaaaaaagtcagtgttgAGCACTGATTATAATAGTAAATAATGATGTTAATACTATTAATAGTTATGATATTAATTGTCATATGTTACAGGGTTGTTGCtacaaaaaaaggataaaaggggggggaaaaaacaagataaaaaggcaaagaaagtttaaaaaaaaaaaaaatcaaactcaacTCGTGTCCTTTATATATAATTTATAGAAATTTTTTAATTagttttttgattgttgtttgtcttctgttTTAGGTGCACAAAGACAAAGTTGATAAGGTACCAAATTCTATACCTGGCAGAAACAACATTGAAATAGAAATTTATGGAATGGAGGGCATACCAGAAGAAGACCTCAAAGACCATGAACGAAATAAGAGTAAGAAAGGTAAGTTTTTATTCTTATGTAACTGTACATAGAGAATAATTCTGTAATTGTACATTGTGAATAATGTTGTGGACAATCTagctttgttattttatttattatgtctgttcctcttttttttcttcttttttcccttatttgtgtgaatcttttttttaGGATTTTGAAGACTCTTGAgactgattttattatttttttgttgtgtcatctctgcatgacgagataactcgtcatggcaagtaTGTATGCTttgctgcctgcatgacgagataactcgtcatcgaaatattctgacttttccctggtttgcattcacttccttggcaaaaatagtggtagctttagcctggggaatctctctagattctattcataactagaaaccccatctacgtcatgaagcagtcctttatttgaacgttttggttgggtcactgcccaagtgtttgcctgacttctctcctcgctcgctcaacaaaatgtcggactgacaccgTGCTCAGGACATGcaatcgtgacgaactaaatcaaccatgatttctttctttagctgatgctcagaaagaattgaagcgtaaattcgaaggagaagatagagatgaacatttataggacgatctgatagaaaataaatgaataatgaagagagtggccaagatgcgactgtcattgagtgatgccggctgtacacatgttagcagacgacaaatgaccaaattagcagcagagcgatattcttggcacacagccaacgcggtctgatgagaactgaatcaagtgaccgtgtgaggtTAAACAGAACAGAATGTAATGTTGAAACCACCTTAAGGATGATTGTTATTCATTTTAGTGTTTGATCAAGAACTTATTGTGAAATTGCAAACGatcaaaacattattttgtaacAGTTGGCATTCACAATACAACATGTGTTTCTTGAAGGAAATATCTCTTTCATTTCAGATGAATTGAAAGGAGGTGATTCTCCCGATGAAGACgacggcggcagcagcagcacaccACAGCCTGCTTTTCCCAGCAGTATGCCTCCTGGTCCAATGGGAGCCATGGCTTTTCCCAATCCAGGGGGCATGCCTCCAATGCCCCCTGGCCCTATGATGGGCCCAATGGGCAATATGGGGCCTATGGGCCCCATGGGGCCAATGGGTCCAATGAATAATATGGGAAACATGGGTCCCATGGGACCAATGGGTGGCAATATGGGCCCAATGGGTAACATGGGGTAAGCATAAGTTaactttcctttttatttttcttaaatgAAAAGTACCATACAATGATAGATGCACTGAcgccgaaaaagaaaagaacttgtGGACTATAGTAATGAATGGATGAGTTGTTTTTGTCTAAATGATTGGAGCTTGTATCAGAAATTCAAGTTCACACTGATCCCTACACTAACAGCTTGACTTGGCGTTCTAGCTCTCGGGTCTTCACAGCCCACAACCAAtggcgggttgggggggagtgtagggggtTTCAGAATGggataattttttattatttgaaACATGAAATAGTGGAGTTTCTTGGTTGCTCCCTTTCAGCCATCTTGAGTGACTGGTGCAACCACCATACCCCACACGCGCTCTTCTGAATATTTGAATGTAGGCTGCCCCTCCTGCCCACACAGCCAGCTGATTTAGTCCCTCCTCTCTGCCAGTTGACACAGGCATCACTGCAGGCTACCCAAAGTCTTGTCCAATTTCTGTAGCCATGGCATTATTGAAGCATGTCTTGGTTTACTAAAAGGCACACTGGCCAGGTATCTGTCTTAAGTGCAATAGGTTTTCTGTTGGGGTTATCTTACCCTTAGCTCCTGGTTCAAAAGCCTGCCTTGGGAGCATTGGGGGTTAGGTTTTTCTGGTATTCAAAAACAGATTTCGGTATAGTTTCCTTCTCTCATACTATTAATTTGACTCATATTTGGGGCATAACTTAGCAGTGCAGTGATAGGCATGTGCATGATGCTCTCTGGGGGGGTTGTGGATGGGAGCATACTCCTCCCTGATTATTTTTCAAGGGTTATTCCTCTAAATCCGCTGTGTTCAGCCTGGGGGAGCGAGATGCCCAGTTTAATGATGCTATCTTGTAAAGGATGTGATTCTTCACCACAGACTGAACGATCTCCTGTAGCTAAAACTGAAGCTGGTACCATATCCCACCTGCCCCTATGGAAAGGAAAACAAGACAGCAGAGTGGTTTTCTGAAACTGCCCCCTGTTCAAACAGGCAAGACAAGATATGTTGCCTATATAATAACACGCcactcaaatcaaacaaacaggaAGAGCTGGAAAAACTCATTCATTGCTAGAACTGTACTGATGGTATGGCTGTGAACGCCAAGATGAAGTCCAGTTTCTGAATATGATTTTTATTGTAGCAGTTGCTTTTCCTGATACTCTGTAGTTGTATGACACATACAGATGTTTGTTTTAATgtttcttttcaacgtttttagCAGTATTTGTaccactgtatgtgtgtattatatgttcAGAATGCCTCCCATGCCACCCCAGCCAATGATGCCTCCAGGCAACCAGAATATGAACATGAACCAAGGAGGGCCAGGTCCAGGTCCTTCAAAGCCTTTGTTTCCAGCGGCTGCTCAGGTGAGTCCTTTCAGTTTCACACTGTCAGCATTTGAGATACACATCATAGACTTGAAATATTTGTCAGTGGATAAAAATCTGGCTTCTCAGTTGGAAGTTTGTCTTGGAGTATGTAGATTTGAAAAATGTTGAGAAAGTTGTGGGCAGTTTTCTTCCCCCCTGCCATTAAAGAAAAAGATTGTTAAAGCAATAtagctatttgtgtgtgtgtgtgagaaagtatAATTACCTAAAAATATTGGaatggatgtgtgtatatgtttaaaTCCCGCAAATGTGGTTTCATTACACTTAAACTTGACTCACTGTGTTCTTTGCTGTCTCTTAATGTTACCACTTTATGTTCTTTCAGTTTATCAGAATGAAGAAAAGGGTGACAAATAATGACAGGGGAAACATGATTATGTATTTGTGTCTGGGGGGTTGAACATGTACTTATTGATACCACACAAAACAGCTTGACGTAActgtaaaatataaataaaatgtaaatgtgGGACTCTTGCAGATTTTTGCTAACAGAATTTAAGGTTTAGGAAATCAAAGCTGCATTTAGCAGATATACTTGAAATACTATTGAAAATCATGTCTGGGACTGCTGCAACTTGGGAATGATTTTTTCTGGTTGGCTGGTCTGAGTTTTAAATGTGAGCACTCGCCACTGAAATGAATGCAGGTTTTAGGGAAAGGTTTGGAATTAAGTAGAATAGTTGTAGTGAAAGGAAAAGTAAGCAAGTGGCTTAACCGTTTAGTTGTAATTTCAGAGTGGTCCGACTTCAACAACTATTGGTCCTGTGAAGCCTACATTCCCAGCGGCAGCAACAGTTTCTGCTTCTGCCACAATAACTGGTGCACCTACTATTAAAAAACCGGAAGCCAGCTCAGGTTTGACTTCCAAACTTATCCATCCGGATGAAGATATTTCTTTGGTAAGTACTTTGTTGCCCCTTTTTTTGTATGGGTGGGAGTTTCTCTCCACACTTCCACAGGCATTTCTTCAGATCTGAGGTTAGTTTAAAGAGCATGgaaatcattttgttttttcttataatGTCAGCAGACTTTCCATTGAATTTGTTCACATTACTTCAAAAAGAACCATTGAAAGCATTCACAGTAACATAATCATTCATTTTGCTTATTATGTAACAGAAACAATCTGTTATCACAGGTATGAAACAATACTTGCTGAATGATGTTGCTAGAGCTGTCAGATGTCTTGAGATTGTTGATTATATTTTGTTGGTTTTGAAAATGCTACATATTCCATGGATGCATTTTTTTGACACACATTGCGAATTTGATAATCAGTGCAGTGGCCTATAAATCCCTTCCTGTGCCCATGTCCAAATCTGAATAGAAGATAAAATTTTGCATTTTTAACAAAGTGCGGTTTTGAATCACTGGAAATTTTCTAAGCAGTTTTACTGATACTAATGGTTGATGTTGCAGGAAGAGAAGCGGGCCAGCCTTCCCAAGTATCAGGCTCGGATTGCCGGCAGCATGGCAGGAGGAAACATGAACATGAATCAGAATATGAATCAGAACATGAATCATCCCATGCAAGGTATCATTCATCATTGTTATTTGCAAGTCTTTTAAAATGACAATGGATCATTTATGAAATAAGCTGTAATTTAACCTGTGTGGAATCATGTTAGCtgcattactgctgctgctgagtgtGCTCATCAGTAAGCAGCTATTTTCCTTATAATGGGAGAGGCTGAAAGATCAGTTTCTGTTCTATATCTATTCAGTCTGTCAAGCTTGTACTGAAGTTTGTGTTCA from Babylonia areolata isolate BAREFJ2019XMU chromosome 1, ASM4173473v1, whole genome shotgun sequence includes these protein-coding regions:
- the LOC143279573 gene encoding uncharacterized protein LOC143279573, giving the protein MGRKKKKVSKPWCWYCNREFDDEKILIQHQKAKHFKCHICHKKLYTGPGLSIHCMQVHKDKVDKVPNSIPGRNNIEIEIYGMEGIPEEDLKDHERNKSKKDELKGGDSPDEDDGGSSSTPQPAFPSSMPPGPMGAMAFPNPGGMPPMPPGPMMGPMGNMGPMGPMGPMGPMNNMGNMGPMGPMGGNMGPMGNMGMPPMPPQPMMPPGNQNMNMNQGGPGPGPSKPLFPAAAQSGPTSTTIGPVKPTFPAAATVSASATITGAPTIKKPEASSGLTSKLIHPDEDISLEEKRASLPKYQARIAGSMAGGNMNMNQNMNQNMNHPMQGGMMGGMPPRMGMRPPGPPGPYNMPFRPGPGMQGPPQMRGGY